Proteins co-encoded in one Capsicum annuum cultivar UCD-10X-F1 chromosome 9, UCD10Xv1.1, whole genome shotgun sequence genomic window:
- the LOC107842757 gene encoding RNA polymerase II C-terminal domain phosphatase-like 2 isoform X1 — MSRLGVKSVVFHGETCLGELDTIPVKDQSFQFPNNEIRIHHISTNSERCHPLSVLQTIIAPVRCKLEPNLNSVPVGSDQSPLINLHASCFYELKTAVVLLGEEEIHLVAMPSKQKKFPCFWCYSVPLGLYSACLRMLNMRCLSIVFDLDETLIVANTMKSFEDRIEALRGWVARETDPIRLSGMSAEMKRYMEDRALLKQYSESDSVADGGKVYKAQQEEVLQLSEGQERVVRPVIRLLERNVVLTRINPENRDTSVLVRLRPAWDELRTYLTAKGRKRFEVYVCTMAERDYALEIWRLLDPGSHLINGKQLTDRVVCVKSGAKKSLLTVFQNGNCHPKLAMVIDDRLKVWEDKDQPRVHVVPAFIPYYAPQAEMANAVPVLCVARNVACDVRGRFFKEFDEGLLRKICEIFYEDEVVNLPSAPDVSNYLMSEDAGFVSSGNFAPIPEGMYGPEVAQRLHQQEGKVNMNAVPPFTSNNPDMKSGSSQLTGGTAANVPAQSMRPVQSSEKPSLLGAPFRRDNSFSEADADGKRRYPILNPSQDMRYRGSAEPPLLSRMPQKPPILPIPSQGGWLVEDDLNKGQMGSRSPGIFQESDASRYDKQRGHQILSQGATSTVLPTYASTGKNGENSLQANSRHDMHRQNSLIHQTEGRFSQHQSLFNNRESQLEAMRMNLPSLATGVLQEIARRCNSKVEFRPVVSTVEELQFSVEVFFTGERVGVGMGKTRKDAQQQAAENALRNLADKYISYVTSHPRVADKDFDKISVENENGFLWDTVNNMDERSVEDRLPQVNVSEKGYCHLSAKGHLVAEQSSQPSNWLLWGAFRIFPPYVTEKMDFLFRFTLIGEVIRTFFYTRAILVSLFLPQEFVTIYFLAVHF; from the exons ATGAGTCGTTTAGGGGTGAAATCGGTGGTGTTTCATGGCGAAACGTGTTTAGGAGAGCTAGATACTATTCCAGTGAAGGATCAGAGTTTTCAATTTCCGAATAACGAGATACGGATCCATCATATCTCTACAAACAGTGAGCGGTGTCATCCTCTCTCTGTTCTGCAAACAATTATAGCACCTGTTCGTTGTAAGCTTGAACCGAACTTGAATTCGGTGCCAGTTGGTTCTGATCAGTCTCCGTTGATCAATCTTCACGCTTCCTGCTTCTATGAACTCAAG ACTGCAGTAGTCTTGCTGGGGGAAGAAGAAATACATTTGGTAGCAATGCCAAGTAAGCAGAAAAAGTTCCCCTGTTTTTGGTGCTATTCAGTGCCCTTAGGTCTGTATAGTGCTTGTTTACGAATGTTGAATATGAGGTGTTTATCAATTGTTTTCGATCTGGACGAGACTTTAATTGTTGCAAATACAATGAAGTCATTTGAGGATAGAATTGAGGCTTTGCGGGGTTGGGTTGCACGAGAGACGGATCCAATTCGGTTATCTGGAATGTCTGCTGAGATGAAGAGGTATATGGAGGATCGTGCACTGTTGAAACAGTACTCGGAGAGTGATTCAGTTGCTGACGGTGGAAAAGTATATAAAGCCCAACAAGAGGAGGTGCTACAGTTATCTGAAGGGCAAGAGCGTGTAGTTCGGCCAGTCATAAGGTTGCTGGAAAGGAATGTGGTCCTTACGCGGATTAATCCAGAG AATCGGGATACCAGCGTGCTAGTTAGATTACGTCCTGCTTGGGATGAGTTGAGAACTTATTTGACGGCGAAAGGTCGGAAAAGGTTTGAAGTATATGTTTGCACCATGGCAGAGAGAGATTATGCATTGGAGATTTGGAGGCTACTTGACCCTGGGTCACACCTCATTAATGGCAAGCAATTGACGGACCGGGTTGTATGTGTCAAATCAG gagccAAGAAGTCTTTACTCACTGTCttccaaaatggcaattgtcatccAAAATTGGCGATGGTTATTGATGACCGATTAAAAGTGTGGGAAGATAAAGATCAACCTCGTGTTCATGTTGTCCCTGCTTTTATTCCATATTATGCTCCACAAGCAGAG ATGGCCAATGCAGTTCCAGTCCTGTGTGTGGCGAGAAATGTTGCTTGTGATGTTAGAGGTCGTTTCTTCAA AGAGTTTGATGAAGGTCTACTCCGAAAGATCTGTGAAATCTTCTATGAAGATGAGGTTGTAAATTTACCTTCTGCACCTGATGTTAGCAACTACTTAATGTCCGAG GATGCTGGTTTTGTGTCATCTGGAAATTTTGCTCCTATTCCCGAGGGAATGTACGGGCCTGAAGTTGCACAAAGGTTGCATCAACAG GAGGGAAAAGTTAATATGAATGCTGTTCCTCCTTTCACGAGTAACAATCCTGATATGAAGTCAGGAAGCTCCCAGCTTACGGGTGGAACTGCTGCAAATGTACCTGCTCAATCAATGAGACCAGTTCAATCTTCAGAAA AACCAAGTTTACTGGGAGCGCCATTCAGACGAGATAACAGTTTTTCTGAAGCTGATGCTGATGGGAAGAGAAGGTACCCCATATTGAATCCTAGCCAGGATATGAGGTATCGTGGTTCAGCAGAACCTCCTTTATTATCTAGAATGCCTCAGAAACCACCCATACTGCCCATACCGTCACAGGGTGGTTGGTTGGTGGAAGATGACCTAAATAAAGGACAGATGGGTAGTCGATCACCTGGAATTTTTCAAGAATCTGATGCATCAAGGTATGATAAACAGAGAGGTCATCAGATTCTCAGTCAAGGTGCAACAAGCACGGTGTTACCAACATATGCATCTACGGGGAAGAATGGGGAG AACTCTTTGCAGGCAAATTCCAGGCATGATATGCACAGACAGAATTCTCTTATTCATCAGACAG AGGGTAGGTTCTCTCAACATCAGTCTCTATTTAACAACAGAGAATCTCAACTAGAAGCTATGAGAATGAACTTACCATCTTTAGCTACTGGGGTGCTGCAAGAAATTGCACGACGATGCAACTCAAAG GTTGAGTTCAGGCCTGTGGTGAGCACTGTTGAGGAATTGCAATTTTCAGTTGAG GTCTTCTTCACTGGTGAGAGAGTTGGTGTCGGAATGGGTAAGACTAGGAAGGATGCTCAACAACAGGCAGCTGAGAATGCACTTCGTAACTTGGCTG ATAAATACATCTCATACGTTACATCGCACCCTCGAGTAGCGGATAAAGACTTCGATAAGATTTCAGTGGAAAATGAAAATGGGTTCTTGTGGGACACAGTCAATAACATGGATGAACGGTCGGTGGAGGATAGATTACCTCAAGTAAATGTTTCGGAG AAGGGCTATTGCCACCTATCTGCAAAGGGACATTTGGTAGCGGAACAGTCTTCACAACCATCAAATTGGCTACTTTGGGGTGCCTTCAGGATTTTCCCGCCATATGTTACGGAGAAAATGGATTTTCTCTTCCGCTTTACTCTCATTGGAGAAGTGATTCGTACATTTTTTTATACAAGGGCTATTTTGGTGTCCTTGTTTCTGCCGCAAGAGTTTGTAACTATCTATTTTCTTGCAGttcatttttaa
- the LOC107842757 gene encoding RNA polymerase II C-terminal domain phosphatase-like 2 isoform X3, whose translation MSRLGVKSVVFHGETCLGELDTIPVKDQSFQFPNNEIRIHHISTNSERCHPLSVLQTIIAPVRCKLEPNLNSVPVGSDQSPLINLHASCFYELKTAVVLLGEEEIHLVAMPSKQKKFPCFWCYSVPLGLYSACLRMLNMRCLSIVFDLDETLIVANTMKSFEDRIEALRGWVARETDPIRLSGMSAEMKRYMEDRALLKQYSESDSVADGGKVYKAQQEEVLQLSEGQERVVRPVIRLLERNVVLTRINPENRDTSVLVRLRPAWDELRTYLTAKGRKRFEVYVCTMAERDYALEIWRLLDPGSHLINGKQLTDRVVCVKSGAKKSLLTVFQNGNCHPKLAMVIDDRLKVWEDKDQPRVHVVPAFIPYYAPQAEMANAVPVLCVARNVACDVRGRFFKEFDEGLLRKICEIFYEDEVVNLPSAPDVSNYLMSEDAGFVSSGNFAPIPEGMYGPEVAQRLHQQEGKVNMNAVPPFTSNNPDMKSGSSQLTGGTAANVPAQSMRPVQSSEKPSLLGAPFRRDNSFSEADADGKRRYPILNPSQDMRYRGSAEPPLLSRMPQKPPILPIPSQGGWLVEDDLNKGQMGSRSPGIFQESDASRYDKQRGHQILSQGATSTVLPTYASTGKNGENSLQANSRHDMHRQNSLIHQTEGRFSQHQSLFNNRESQLEAMRMNLPSLATGVLQEIARRCNSKVEFRPVVSTVEELQFSVEVFFTGERVGVGMGKTRKDAQQQAAENALRNLADKYISYVTSHPRVADKDFDKISVENENGFLWDTVNNMDERSVEDRLPQVNVSEVGVNGNAAHE comes from the exons ATGAGTCGTTTAGGGGTGAAATCGGTGGTGTTTCATGGCGAAACGTGTTTAGGAGAGCTAGATACTATTCCAGTGAAGGATCAGAGTTTTCAATTTCCGAATAACGAGATACGGATCCATCATATCTCTACAAACAGTGAGCGGTGTCATCCTCTCTCTGTTCTGCAAACAATTATAGCACCTGTTCGTTGTAAGCTTGAACCGAACTTGAATTCGGTGCCAGTTGGTTCTGATCAGTCTCCGTTGATCAATCTTCACGCTTCCTGCTTCTATGAACTCAAG ACTGCAGTAGTCTTGCTGGGGGAAGAAGAAATACATTTGGTAGCAATGCCAAGTAAGCAGAAAAAGTTCCCCTGTTTTTGGTGCTATTCAGTGCCCTTAGGTCTGTATAGTGCTTGTTTACGAATGTTGAATATGAGGTGTTTATCAATTGTTTTCGATCTGGACGAGACTTTAATTGTTGCAAATACAATGAAGTCATTTGAGGATAGAATTGAGGCTTTGCGGGGTTGGGTTGCACGAGAGACGGATCCAATTCGGTTATCTGGAATGTCTGCTGAGATGAAGAGGTATATGGAGGATCGTGCACTGTTGAAACAGTACTCGGAGAGTGATTCAGTTGCTGACGGTGGAAAAGTATATAAAGCCCAACAAGAGGAGGTGCTACAGTTATCTGAAGGGCAAGAGCGTGTAGTTCGGCCAGTCATAAGGTTGCTGGAAAGGAATGTGGTCCTTACGCGGATTAATCCAGAG AATCGGGATACCAGCGTGCTAGTTAGATTACGTCCTGCTTGGGATGAGTTGAGAACTTATTTGACGGCGAAAGGTCGGAAAAGGTTTGAAGTATATGTTTGCACCATGGCAGAGAGAGATTATGCATTGGAGATTTGGAGGCTACTTGACCCTGGGTCACACCTCATTAATGGCAAGCAATTGACGGACCGGGTTGTATGTGTCAAATCAG gagccAAGAAGTCTTTACTCACTGTCttccaaaatggcaattgtcatccAAAATTGGCGATGGTTATTGATGACCGATTAAAAGTGTGGGAAGATAAAGATCAACCTCGTGTTCATGTTGTCCCTGCTTTTATTCCATATTATGCTCCACAAGCAGAG ATGGCCAATGCAGTTCCAGTCCTGTGTGTGGCGAGAAATGTTGCTTGTGATGTTAGAGGTCGTTTCTTCAA AGAGTTTGATGAAGGTCTACTCCGAAAGATCTGTGAAATCTTCTATGAAGATGAGGTTGTAAATTTACCTTCTGCACCTGATGTTAGCAACTACTTAATGTCCGAG GATGCTGGTTTTGTGTCATCTGGAAATTTTGCTCCTATTCCCGAGGGAATGTACGGGCCTGAAGTTGCACAAAGGTTGCATCAACAG GAGGGAAAAGTTAATATGAATGCTGTTCCTCCTTTCACGAGTAACAATCCTGATATGAAGTCAGGAAGCTCCCAGCTTACGGGTGGAACTGCTGCAAATGTACCTGCTCAATCAATGAGACCAGTTCAATCTTCAGAAA AACCAAGTTTACTGGGAGCGCCATTCAGACGAGATAACAGTTTTTCTGAAGCTGATGCTGATGGGAAGAGAAGGTACCCCATATTGAATCCTAGCCAGGATATGAGGTATCGTGGTTCAGCAGAACCTCCTTTATTATCTAGAATGCCTCAGAAACCACCCATACTGCCCATACCGTCACAGGGTGGTTGGTTGGTGGAAGATGACCTAAATAAAGGACAGATGGGTAGTCGATCACCTGGAATTTTTCAAGAATCTGATGCATCAAGGTATGATAAACAGAGAGGTCATCAGATTCTCAGTCAAGGTGCAACAAGCACGGTGTTACCAACATATGCATCTACGGGGAAGAATGGGGAG AACTCTTTGCAGGCAAATTCCAGGCATGATATGCACAGACAGAATTCTCTTATTCATCAGACAG AGGGTAGGTTCTCTCAACATCAGTCTCTATTTAACAACAGAGAATCTCAACTAGAAGCTATGAGAATGAACTTACCATCTTTAGCTACTGGGGTGCTGCAAGAAATTGCACGACGATGCAACTCAAAG GTTGAGTTCAGGCCTGTGGTGAGCACTGTTGAGGAATTGCAATTTTCAGTTGAG GTCTTCTTCACTGGTGAGAGAGTTGGTGTCGGAATGGGTAAGACTAGGAAGGATGCTCAACAACAGGCAGCTGAGAATGCACTTCGTAACTTGGCTG ATAAATACATCTCATACGTTACATCGCACCCTCGAGTAGCGGATAAAGACTTCGATAAGATTTCAGTGGAAAATGAAAATGGGTTCTTGTGGGACACAGTCAATAACATGGATGAACGGTCGGTGGAGGATAGATTACCTCAAGTAAATGTTTCGGAGGTGGGAGTTAATGGCAATGCTGCTCATGAATGA
- the LOC107842757 gene encoding RNA polymerase II C-terminal domain phosphatase-like 2 isoform X2: MSRLGVKSVVFHGETCLGELDTIPVKDQSFQFPNNEIRIHHISTNSERCHPLSVLQTIIAPVRCKLEPNLNSVPVGSDQSPLINLHASCFYELKTAVVLLGEEEIHLVAMPSKQKKFPCFWCYSVPLGLYSACLRMLNMRCLSIVFDLDETLIVANTMKSFEDRIEALRGWVARETDPIRLSGMSAEMKRYMEDRALLKQYSESDSVADGGKVYKAQQEEVLQLSEGQERVVRPVIRLLERNVVLTRINPENRDTSVLVRLRPAWDELRTYLTAKGRKRFEVYVCTMAERDYALEIWRLLDPGSHLINGKQLTDRVVCVKSGAKKSLLTVFQNGNCHPKLAMVIDDRLKVWEDKDQPRVHVVPAFIPYYAPQAEMANAVPVLCVARNVACDVRGRFFKEFDEGLLRKICEIFYEDEVVNLPSAPDVSNYLMSEDAGFVSSGNFAPIPEGMYGPEVAQRLHQQEGKVNMNAVPPFTSNNPDMKSGSSQLTGGTAANVPAQSMRPVQSSEKPSLLGAPFRRDNSFSEADADGKRRYPILNPSQDMRYRGSAEPPLLSRMPQKPPILPIPSQGGWLVEDDLNKGQMGSRSPGIFQESDASRYDKQRGHQILSQGATSTVLPTYASTGKNGEANSRHDMHRQNSLIHQTEGRFSQHQSLFNNRESQLEAMRMNLPSLATGVLQEIARRCNSKVEFRPVVSTVEELQFSVEVFFTGERVGVGMGKTRKDAQQQAAENALRNLADKYISYVTSHPRVADKDFDKISVENENGFLWDTVNNMDERSVEDRLPQVNVSEKGYCHLSAKGHLVAEQSSQPSNWLLWGAFRIFPPYVTEKMDFLFRFTLIGEVIRTFFYTRAILVSLFLPQEFVTIYFLAVHF, from the exons ATGAGTCGTTTAGGGGTGAAATCGGTGGTGTTTCATGGCGAAACGTGTTTAGGAGAGCTAGATACTATTCCAGTGAAGGATCAGAGTTTTCAATTTCCGAATAACGAGATACGGATCCATCATATCTCTACAAACAGTGAGCGGTGTCATCCTCTCTCTGTTCTGCAAACAATTATAGCACCTGTTCGTTGTAAGCTTGAACCGAACTTGAATTCGGTGCCAGTTGGTTCTGATCAGTCTCCGTTGATCAATCTTCACGCTTCCTGCTTCTATGAACTCAAG ACTGCAGTAGTCTTGCTGGGGGAAGAAGAAATACATTTGGTAGCAATGCCAAGTAAGCAGAAAAAGTTCCCCTGTTTTTGGTGCTATTCAGTGCCCTTAGGTCTGTATAGTGCTTGTTTACGAATGTTGAATATGAGGTGTTTATCAATTGTTTTCGATCTGGACGAGACTTTAATTGTTGCAAATACAATGAAGTCATTTGAGGATAGAATTGAGGCTTTGCGGGGTTGGGTTGCACGAGAGACGGATCCAATTCGGTTATCTGGAATGTCTGCTGAGATGAAGAGGTATATGGAGGATCGTGCACTGTTGAAACAGTACTCGGAGAGTGATTCAGTTGCTGACGGTGGAAAAGTATATAAAGCCCAACAAGAGGAGGTGCTACAGTTATCTGAAGGGCAAGAGCGTGTAGTTCGGCCAGTCATAAGGTTGCTGGAAAGGAATGTGGTCCTTACGCGGATTAATCCAGAG AATCGGGATACCAGCGTGCTAGTTAGATTACGTCCTGCTTGGGATGAGTTGAGAACTTATTTGACGGCGAAAGGTCGGAAAAGGTTTGAAGTATATGTTTGCACCATGGCAGAGAGAGATTATGCATTGGAGATTTGGAGGCTACTTGACCCTGGGTCACACCTCATTAATGGCAAGCAATTGACGGACCGGGTTGTATGTGTCAAATCAG gagccAAGAAGTCTTTACTCACTGTCttccaaaatggcaattgtcatccAAAATTGGCGATGGTTATTGATGACCGATTAAAAGTGTGGGAAGATAAAGATCAACCTCGTGTTCATGTTGTCCCTGCTTTTATTCCATATTATGCTCCACAAGCAGAG ATGGCCAATGCAGTTCCAGTCCTGTGTGTGGCGAGAAATGTTGCTTGTGATGTTAGAGGTCGTTTCTTCAA AGAGTTTGATGAAGGTCTACTCCGAAAGATCTGTGAAATCTTCTATGAAGATGAGGTTGTAAATTTACCTTCTGCACCTGATGTTAGCAACTACTTAATGTCCGAG GATGCTGGTTTTGTGTCATCTGGAAATTTTGCTCCTATTCCCGAGGGAATGTACGGGCCTGAAGTTGCACAAAGGTTGCATCAACAG GAGGGAAAAGTTAATATGAATGCTGTTCCTCCTTTCACGAGTAACAATCCTGATATGAAGTCAGGAAGCTCCCAGCTTACGGGTGGAACTGCTGCAAATGTACCTGCTCAATCAATGAGACCAGTTCAATCTTCAGAAA AACCAAGTTTACTGGGAGCGCCATTCAGACGAGATAACAGTTTTTCTGAAGCTGATGCTGATGGGAAGAGAAGGTACCCCATATTGAATCCTAGCCAGGATATGAGGTATCGTGGTTCAGCAGAACCTCCTTTATTATCTAGAATGCCTCAGAAACCACCCATACTGCCCATACCGTCACAGGGTGGTTGGTTGGTGGAAGATGACCTAAATAAAGGACAGATGGGTAGTCGATCACCTGGAATTTTTCAAGAATCTGATGCATCAAGGTATGATAAACAGAGAGGTCATCAGATTCTCAGTCAAGGTGCAACAAGCACGGTGTTACCAACATATGCATCTACGGGGAAGAATGGGGAG GCAAATTCCAGGCATGATATGCACAGACAGAATTCTCTTATTCATCAGACAG AGGGTAGGTTCTCTCAACATCAGTCTCTATTTAACAACAGAGAATCTCAACTAGAAGCTATGAGAATGAACTTACCATCTTTAGCTACTGGGGTGCTGCAAGAAATTGCACGACGATGCAACTCAAAG GTTGAGTTCAGGCCTGTGGTGAGCACTGTTGAGGAATTGCAATTTTCAGTTGAG GTCTTCTTCACTGGTGAGAGAGTTGGTGTCGGAATGGGTAAGACTAGGAAGGATGCTCAACAACAGGCAGCTGAGAATGCACTTCGTAACTTGGCTG ATAAATACATCTCATACGTTACATCGCACCCTCGAGTAGCGGATAAAGACTTCGATAAGATTTCAGTGGAAAATGAAAATGGGTTCTTGTGGGACACAGTCAATAACATGGATGAACGGTCGGTGGAGGATAGATTACCTCAAGTAAATGTTTCGGAG AAGGGCTATTGCCACCTATCTGCAAAGGGACATTTGGTAGCGGAACAGTCTTCACAACCATCAAATTGGCTACTTTGGGGTGCCTTCAGGATTTTCCCGCCATATGTTACGGAGAAAATGGATTTTCTCTTCCGCTTTACTCTCATTGGAGAAGTGATTCGTACATTTTTTTATACAAGGGCTATTTTGGTGTCCTTGTTTCTGCCGCAAGAGTTTGTAACTATCTATTTTCTTGCAGttcatttttaa